In Paraburkholderia youngii, the genomic stretch TACTTCATCGACACCGAGTTCACCGATTTCCAGCGTTGCCAGCTGATCAGTCTCGCGGTCGTCGGCGAGAACGGGAACGAGTTCTATGGCGAGCGTACCGATTTAGACCGGACACTGTGCAGCGACTTTGTCCGCACCGTGGTGCTGCCGCAACTCGGCGAGTTCGAGGGGCGCGCAATGCCGTTCGCAGCACTGCGCGAGGCATTGCGCGCCTGGCTCGCGGACATCCCGGGCGATGGGGCGCCGTTGCTCTGTTACGACTACGGGACGGACCTGAACCTGTTCCGGTTTCTGCTGGGTGGCCCGCTACCGCGCGGCTGGCGGAT encodes the following:
- a CDS encoding 3'-5' exoribonuclease — encoded protein: MTDTRYHGALVYPIPTGDAPSWDNRYFIDTEFTDFQRCQLISLAVVGENGNEFYGERTDLDRTLCSDFVRTVVLPQLGEFEGRAMPFAALREALRAWLADIPGDGAPLLCYDYGTDLNLFRFLLGGPLPRGWRIENIADRRDRERRAAYFVQQGGEHHALHDARANAYAFAGGRRRM